In one Chryseobacterium camelliae genomic region, the following are encoded:
- the hemH gene encoding ferrochelatase, translating to MKGILLVNLGSPKSTAVHDVKEYLDEFLMDERVIDYRWIFRALLVRGIILKTRPAKSAEAYKTVWTDEGSPLIVITEKIQQKLQKQVDVPVEIGMRYAEPSIETGIRKLTEKGVSEIVLFPLYPQYAMSTTETVIEKAEEVRKKMFPNVKINYVQPFYDRDIYVNCLAESIKEKLPENFDALQFSYHGVPERHIYKTDPTKTCNLNDCCSRESNPSHQFCYRHQCFTTTNLVIEKLNLPKEKTIVSFQSRLGKDKWIEPYTDETLETIPGKGVKNLAIVCPAFVSDCLETLEEISVEGKEQFLHGGGENFHYIPCLNDEDRWIEVVKTLCEEKLNEFYLV from the coding sequence ATGAAAGGAATTTTATTAGTCAATCTAGGATCGCCGAAATCTACCGCAGTACATGATGTAAAAGAATATCTCGATGAATTCCTGATGGATGAAAGGGTAATCGACTATCGCTGGATTTTCCGCGCTTTGTTGGTTCGTGGAATTATTTTAAAAACCAGGCCCGCCAAATCAGCCGAAGCATACAAAACAGTTTGGACAGATGAGGGATCACCACTGATCGTCATCACAGAAAAAATTCAGCAAAAACTTCAGAAGCAGGTTGATGTTCCGGTAGAAATCGGAATGCGATATGCAGAACCCAGCATTGAAACAGGGATCAGAAAATTAACTGAGAAAGGCGTTTCTGAAATTGTACTTTTCCCTTTGTATCCGCAATATGCGATGAGTACAACAGAAACTGTGATCGAAAAAGCGGAGGAAGTACGAAAAAAGATGTTTCCGAATGTAAAAATCAATTATGTTCAGCCGTTTTATGACAGAGATATTTATGTAAACTGCCTGGCAGAAAGTATTAAGGAGAAACTTCCGGAAAACTTCGATGCCCTTCAATTTTCTTATCACGGAGTTCCGGAAAGACATATTTACAAGACCGATCCTACAAAAACGTGCAACCTTAATGACTGCTGCTCAAGAGAGAGCAATCCCAGTCATCAATTCTGCTACCGTCACCAATGTTTTACAACAACAAATCTGGTGATTGAAAAGCTTAATTTACCAAAGGAAAAAACAATTGTTTCTTTCCAGTCGAGATTAGGAAAAGATAAATGGATCGAGCCTTATACTGATGAAACTTTGGAAACAATTCCCGGAAAGGGAGTAAAAAACCTTGCCATTGTCTGCCCTGCGTTTGTATCCGATTGCCTGGAAACGCTGGAAGAAATTTCCGTGGAAGGAAAAGAACAGTTTTTACACGGAGGCGGAGAAAACTTCCATTATATCCCTTGCCTGAATGATGAAGACCGATGGATTGAAGTGGTAAAGACTCTTTGTGAAGAAAAGCTTAACGAGTTTTATTTAGTGTAA
- a CDS encoding M4 family metallopeptidase, producing the protein MKTKFILAVSIAAYSFAFGQENPSKLVPGKNGLHAELIRFDKNGPDFKGNPVLFDEKSQRISQGQAVKLGSEKDGLGFETHRFQQTINNIPVEYGMMIVQTKEGKIVGETGKWVLNSTTAVEKNANISESVALQNAISHVGADSYKWQNREEENFIKNESKNPNATFAPKGELVYYSDPTDEKLSDLKLAYKFDIYAEKPLSRQYVFVDAKDGKVLGMNALIHETNVPGTATTAYSGNRAIVADSYNGSYRLREAARNGGTAVETYNLKKGTTYSAAVDFTDDDNNWNNVNTSLDQYATDAHWGAEMTLDYLYTKFGRKSIDNNNFSIKSYVHYSTNYFNAFWDGSRMTYGDGSSANNYKPLTALDVCGHEITHGMTSKTANLAYQRESGALNEGFSDVFGNSIEFWARPTQANWKLGEDFNYVIRDMGNPNAYGQPDTYLGTYWKTATTSGCRKPSQQNDYCGVHTNSGVLNFWYYLLVNGGTGTNDNGFAYNVSGIGLDKAAAIAYRTLTTYLTSSSTYANARTYSLQAAADLYGAGGSEVAQVTNAWNAVGVGGGTSAASKIAAPAASLYTISPNPATDKFTVAFEGTEGNGVVELISLTGKREVSEKFRITDGANRVNVQLPSNMLPGVYMVMVNGQKAGSLIKK; encoded by the coding sequence ATGAAAACAAAATTTATCTTAGCAGTAAGCATTGCAGCTTATTCTTTTGCGTTTGGGCAGGAAAATCCATCAAAATTAGTTCCCGGTAAAAACGGACTTCACGCTGAACTTATAAGATTTGACAAAAACGGGCCAGATTTTAAAGGTAATCCGGTGTTGTTTGACGAGAAATCGCAAAGAATTTCACAAGGTCAGGCCGTAAAGTTGGGATCGGAAAAAGACGGGCTGGGTTTTGAAACCCATCGCTTTCAGCAGACAATTAATAATATCCCTGTAGAATATGGGATGATGATTGTGCAAACGAAAGAAGGTAAAATTGTGGGCGAAACCGGAAAGTGGGTTCTGAATAGCACTACAGCGGTAGAAAAAAATGCAAATATTTCTGAAAGTGTGGCTCTGCAAAATGCTATTTCACACGTGGGAGCAGATTCTTATAAGTGGCAAAATAGAGAAGAGGAAAACTTTATTAAAAACGAATCTAAAAATCCGAATGCTACTTTTGCTCCGAAAGGAGAGTTGGTTTATTATTCAGATCCTACTGATGAAAAGCTGTCAGATTTAAAATTAGCTTATAAATTTGATATCTATGCAGAAAAGCCATTAAGCAGACAATATGTTTTTGTAGATGCTAAAGATGGTAAAGTTTTAGGGATGAATGCGTTAATTCATGAGACAAATGTTCCGGGAACAGCTACTACCGCTTATAGTGGAAATAGAGCAATTGTAGCAGATTCTTATAATGGAAGCTACAGATTAAGAGAGGCAGCAAGGAATGGAGGAACTGCTGTAGAAACCTATAACCTTAAAAAAGGAACTACTTATTCAGCTGCAGTAGATTTTACGGATGATGATAATAACTGGAATAATGTAAATACAAGCTTAGATCAATACGCGACCGATGCGCATTGGGGAGCGGAAATGACTTTGGACTATTTGTATACAAAGTTTGGCAGAAAAAGTATTGATAATAATAATTTTAGTATAAAATCATACGTTCACTATTCAACCAATTATTTTAATGCATTCTGGGACGGATCGAGAATGACCTATGGAGATGGAAGCTCTGCAAATAATTATAAACCACTAACGGCTCTTGATGTTTGTGGCCACGAAATTACGCACGGAATGACTTCCAAAACAGCCAATCTTGCTTATCAGAGAGAATCGGGAGCATTGAACGAAGGTTTTTCTGATGTGTTTGGAAATAGCATAGAATTTTGGGCAAGACCTACACAGGCAAACTGGAAATTGGGAGAAGATTTCAACTATGTCATTAGAGATATGGGAAATCCTAATGCTTATGGTCAACCCGATACTTATTTGGGGACTTATTGGAAGACCGCTACTACTTCAGGATGCCGAAAACCGAGTCAGCAGAATGATTATTGTGGAGTTCATACCAATTCGGGGGTGCTTAATTTCTGGTATTACTTATTGGTAAACGGAGGAACGGGAACTAATGATAATGGCTTTGCCTACAATGTTTCCGGAATTGGGCTCGATAAAGCAGCGGCAATTGCTTATAGAACGCTAACGACGTATCTTACTTCTTCTTCTACATATGCTAATGCTAGAACGTATTCGCTTCAGGCAGCTGCAGATCTTTATGGAGCAGGTGGAAGTGAGGTAGCTCAGGTTACCAATGCTTGGAATGCGGTAGGTGTCGGCGGAGGTACTTCTGCCGCATCAAAAATTGCAGCTCCTGCCGCATCACTTTATACAATAAGTCCAAACCCGGCAACAGATAAATTTACAGTTGCGTTTGAAGGAACAGAAGGAAACGGGGTAGTTGAGCTGATAAGTTTAACCGGTAAAAGAGAAGTTTCCGAAAAATTCAGAATTACTGACGGGGCAAACAGGGTAAATGTGCAGCTTCCGTCTAATATGCTTCCTGGAGTATATATGGTAATGGTGAATGGACAAAAAGCAGGAAGTTTAATAAAAAAATAA
- a CDS encoding type IX secretion system plug protein domain-containing protein, translating into MKTLQLFLFSLSGLMFGQNIQSIQLFNPQTNDETPVIRMNEMLVLSFDDLTNGSEIYRYTIKHYNRNWEDDNLFFTEFANGSLNGLLDNFQYSFNTLQAYTHYKLTFPNEKIQPKISGNFELIVYKDSAEKPLFKRRFYVVEDNATVALEVSRFADKNPNINQRVEVQVVSKGGDLSSNVNSMSLNVVQNNNPNVVVNNLKPSATLGSKLLFQQTNLSFPGNNEFYYFDNKNMDMAADMVRATEVKDGVNHTYLHPVWAYPLNYQYQPDVNGAWYYRRNDLGLERNAEKEADYSWVYFSIDSDPMEKELYVLGGFNGFKPSKEYLMQYDEATKKYVAKIYLKQGFYNYVLATKEANGSLNFGEVNGNFWQTENLYQGFLYYAPFGRNYDGLMGYGEFRTPVR; encoded by the coding sequence ATGAAAACCTTGCAATTATTTTTATTTTCTTTAAGCGGACTGATGTTTGGACAAAATATCCAAAGTATTCAGCTTTTTAATCCTCAAACCAACGATGAGACACCGGTAATCAGAATGAATGAGATGCTGGTTTTAAGTTTTGATGATCTTACCAATGGCAGCGAAATATACAGATATACCATTAAGCATTATAACAGGAACTGGGAAGATGACAATCTTTTCTTTACTGAATTTGCCAATGGAAGTCTGAACGGATTGCTGGATAATTTTCAATATTCATTTAATACGTTACAGGCATACACTCATTATAAGCTAACGTTTCCCAATGAAAAAATACAGCCTAAAATCTCAGGAAATTTTGAACTGATCGTTTATAAAGATTCTGCTGAAAAGCCTCTTTTCAAAAGAAGATTCTATGTGGTGGAAGATAATGCGACTGTAGCTTTGGAAGTTTCAAGATTTGCAGATAAAAATCCCAATATCAACCAAAGAGTAGAAGTACAGGTAGTTTCAAAAGGCGGCGACTTATCTTCGAATGTAAATTCAATGAGCCTGAACGTGGTGCAGAATAACAACCCGAATGTGGTGGTTAACAACTTAAAGCCAAGCGCAACATTGGGTAGTAAGCTGCTTTTCCAACAAACCAATCTTTCTTTTCCCGGAAATAATGAATTTTATTATTTTGATAATAAAAACATGGATATGGCTGCAGATATGGTGCGAGCAACGGAAGTGAAAGACGGGGTAAATCATACCTATCTTCATCCGGTTTGGGCCTATCCTCTGAATTATCAATACCAGCCCGATGTAAACGGAGCCTGGTATTATAGAAGAAATGATTTGGGGCTCGAAAGAAATGCTGAAAAAGAGGCAGATTATTCATGGGTTTATTTTTCAATAGATTCAGATCCTATGGAAAAAGAGCTGTATGTTTTAGGAGGTTTCAATGGTTTTAAACCGTCTAAAGAATATCTGATGCAATATGATGAGGCTACTAAAAAATATGTAGCAAAAATATATCTTAAACAAGGTTTTTATAATTATGTTCTGGCAACGAAGGAGGCAAACGGATCCCTGAACTTCGGTGAAGTCAATGGGAATTTCTGGCAGACGGAAAACCTTTACCAGGGCTTTTTGTATTATGCTCCTTTTGGTAGAAATTATGACGGATTAATGGGATACGGTGAATTTAGAACACCAGTTAGATAA
- a CDS encoding MBL fold metallo-hydrolase, which yields MLHIQRFVFNFASENTYILYNDNKNAWIIDPGNMNEQETHVISSFITENKLNIEKILLTHAHIDHVLGLQWAFDTFKTPVILHKEDQEVLDMLSASGARFGFQVPPVKVETQYVNESDELDLDGEKFKIYHVPGHSPGSVVYHNEAKKFMISGDVLFEGSIGRTDLYKGNYEQLITGIKTKLFILDDETQVFSGHGNSTTIGFEKQHNPFLT from the coding sequence ATGCTTCATATTCAGAGATTCGTATTCAATTTTGCAAGTGAAAACACCTATATACTTTATAACGACAATAAAAACGCTTGGATTATTGATCCGGGAAATATGAATGAGCAGGAAACGCATGTTATCAGCAGCTTCATCACCGAAAATAAATTAAACATTGAAAAAATCCTTTTAACTCATGCTCACATAGATCATGTTTTAGGTTTACAATGGGCTTTCGACACTTTTAAAACTCCTGTTATTTTGCATAAGGAAGACCAAGAAGTTTTAGATATGCTTTCGGCAAGCGGCGCAAGATTCGGATTCCAGGTTCCTCCTGTGAAAGTAGAAACACAATATGTGAATGAAAGTGATGAACTTGATCTTGATGGAGAAAAATTTAAAATTTACCATGTTCCGGGACATTCTCCGGGAAGTGTGGTATATCACAATGAAGCCAAAAAGTTCATGATTTCCGGCGACGTTCTTTTTGAAGGAAGTATTGGAAGAACAGATTTATACAAAGGAAATTATGAGCAATTAATTACAGGCATTAAAACAAAATTGTTCATCCTCGATGATGAAACCCAGGTTTTCTCCGGTCATGGAAATTCCACCACCATCGGATTTGAAAAGCAGCATAATCCTTTCCTTACATAA
- a CDS encoding thioredoxin family protein, translating to MNTPSNMIDLGTKAPFFELPNPSKTNEIQSLDDLKGEKGTLVIFMCNHCPFVLHVIDKLNELYEDYNERGIEFIAINSNDVEKYPADSPEKMIEFQIERNFDFPYLYDESQAIAKAYDAACTPDFFFFDEKLDLIYRGQMDDSRPGNHKDVTGEDLIIAFENLLLGEAQEEIQRPSMGCNIKWK from the coding sequence ATGAATACGCCCTCCAATATGATCGACCTGGGTACAAAAGCTCCTTTTTTTGAGCTTCCAAACCCGTCAAAAACAAATGAAATTCAGTCATTGGATGACCTGAAAGGAGAAAAAGGTACATTGGTGATCTTTATGTGCAACCATTGTCCGTTTGTTCTTCATGTCATTGATAAACTAAATGAATTATATGAAGATTATAATGAAAGAGGGATTGAATTTATCGCGATAAACTCTAATGATGTCGAGAAGTATCCTGCAGATTCTCCGGAAAAAATGATCGAATTCCAGATTGAAAGAAATTTTGATTTCCCTTATTTATATGACGAAAGCCAAGCAATTGCAAAAGCTTATGATGCTGCCTGTACACCGGATTTCTTTTTCTTTGATGAGAAACTGGATCTTATCTACAGAGGACAGATGGATGATTCAAGACCGGGAAATCATAAAGATGTAACGGGTGAAGATTTAATTATTGCTTTTGAAAACCTTTTGTTGGGTGAAGCTCAGGAAGAAATTCAAAGACCAAGCATGGGCTGCAATATTAAGTGGAAGTAA
- a CDS encoding TetR/AcrR family transcriptional regulator, with translation MGLHERRQREKENIRTSILDAAFSLAKTEGWASLSMRKIADAIEYSAPVVYDYFENKEAILYEISLNGFNCLHIELLKAQREHDAPDEQLKAIVDAYWKFAFKNKEYYQLMFGLGMQCSGKGMMKEEFSSFQDMLYDCTYEIIKKNGSNPDNACHMSHALFSAVHGLISIMMMRNDDIPSTMNKTTLDETVSAFIKSL, from the coding sequence ATGGGTCTACATGAACGTCGACAAAGAGAAAAAGAAAATATACGCACCAGTATCCTGGACGCAGCTTTCTCTTTGGCTAAAACCGAGGGTTGGGCTTCACTTTCCATGAGAAAAATTGCCGATGCCATTGAATACAGTGCACCGGTAGTTTATGATTATTTTGAAAACAAGGAAGCTATTTTGTACGAAATCTCGTTGAATGGTTTCAATTGTTTGCACATAGAATTGTTAAAAGCCCAGAGAGAACACGACGCTCCGGATGAACAATTGAAAGCTATTGTAGATGCTTACTGGAAGTTTGCATTTAAAAACAAAGAGTATTATCAATTGATGTTCGGATTGGGAATGCAATGTAGCGGAAAAGGAATGATGAAAGAAGAATTTTCGTCTTTCCAGGATATGCTTTACGATTGCACGTATGAAATTATCAAGAAAAACGGATCAAACCCCGACAACGCCTGTCACATGTCTCATGCCCTGTTTTCAGCGGTACACGGATTGATTTCGATTATGATGATGCGTAATGATGATATTCCTTCTACGATGAACAAGACGACTTTAGATGAAACAGTTTCTGCTTTTATTAAGTCTTTGTAA
- a CDS encoding efflux RND transporter periplasmic adaptor subunit: protein MKIFGKTRIIVLIASIILLQNCTKAAEGSNAAPPAPELPVYTVITSPATTYQEFPTALEGKNNVEIRSQVDGYLDKIYVEEGAYVRAGQPLFKIDSRAYGEQMNMASANLQAANANIQKAKVEVDRLEPLVAAKVVSDVQLRTAKANYAAAVAAASQARASVGSAKINVGFTTITAPVSGYIGRIPYKKGSLISKTDPNPLTLLSDISEIYAYFSLSELDFIAFQNKYQGASLEEKLKNMPMVDLVIADNSVYPQKGKMSIVDGQFDKTTGAISVRAVFPNANGTLRTGNTGRVRMPQLMSNALVIPQESTFEIQDKTYVYVVGKDQKVTSKPIKISGKTENYYFISEGVQSGEKIVYVGLGNLKDGASIKPKAISSDSLLKAKPL, encoded by the coding sequence ATGAAAATATTTGGAAAAACGAGGATCATCGTACTTATTGCAAGTATTATCCTTTTACAAAATTGCACAAAGGCAGCAGAAGGATCAAACGCTGCTCCGCCTGCTCCAGAGTTACCAGTTTATACCGTAATTACGTCTCCGGCAACTACCTATCAGGAATTTCCAACTGCTTTAGAAGGCAAGAACAATGTGGAAATCAGATCTCAGGTGGACGGTTATTTAGATAAAATTTATGTGGAAGAAGGCGCTTATGTAAGAGCCGGACAACCTTTATTTAAAATAGATTCAAGAGCTTACGGAGAGCAAATGAATATGGCATCTGCCAATCTTCAGGCCGCTAATGCCAACATTCAAAAAGCAAAAGTAGAAGTTGACAGACTGGAACCTTTGGTCGCCGCAAAAGTAGTTTCTGATGTACAATTGAGAACTGCAAAAGCAAATTACGCAGCCGCGGTTGCTGCCGCTTCACAGGCAAGAGCATCAGTTGGAAGCGCTAAGATCAACGTTGGATTTACAACCATTACTGCGCCGGTAAGCGGATATATCGGAAGAATTCCTTATAAAAAAGGAAGCTTGATCTCAAAAACAGATCCGAATCCATTGACTTTGTTATCAGACATCAGTGAGATCTATGCTTACTTTTCTTTAAGTGAGCTTGATTTTATTGCTTTTCAAAATAAATATCAGGGAGCATCCTTAGAAGAAAAACTTAAGAATATGCCGATGGTAGATTTAGTCATTGCAGATAACAGCGTTTATCCTCAAAAAGGAAAAATGAGCATTGTCGACGGACAATTCGACAAAACAACAGGAGCCATAAGCGTTCGAGCTGTTTTCCCAAATGCCAACGGAACTTTAAGAACGGGAAATACAGGAAGAGTTCGTATGCCTCAGTTAATGTCTAATGCATTGGTAATTCCACAGGAATCTACGTTTGAAATTCAGGATAAAACCTACGTTTATGTTGTCGGAAAAGATCAGAAAGTGACCAGCAAACCGATAAAAATTTCAGGAAAAACGGAGAACTATTACTTTATTTCTGAAGGTGTACAATCGGGAGAAAAAATCGTATATGTGGGGTTAGGCAACTTAAAAGACGGAGCTTCCATTAAGCCCAAAGCAATTTCTTCTGACAGTTTGTTGAAAGCAAAGCCATTGTAA
- a CDS encoding efflux RND transporter permease subunit, whose product MLKQFIERPVLSTVISIILLLLGALSLFNLPIALFPDIAPPSVQVTAFYPGANAEVVARSVATPIEEAVNGVENMTYMTSNSSNDGTMTLSVFFKQGSDADNAAVNVQNRVSKAMSQLPQEVVQAGISTQKVQNSMIMFMGLSSNDPKQYDELFLQNYLKINVIPQIQRIPGVAQAQVFGTRDYSMRLWLKPDRLAANGLSPQEVLNAVKDHNLEAAPGRLGQGSKETYEYILKYKGKLNKNEDYENIAIKANSDGSFLRLKDVARVEFGSYTYTAANRVDGKPVAGFAILQTAGSNANEILTEIEKQVDQMKTTLPKGVEPIIMYNSKDFLDASIHQVVETLVIAFILVFIVVYIFLQDFRSTLIPAIAVPVAIIGTFFFLQLFGFSINMLTLFALVLAIGIVVDDAIVVVEAVHSKMERTGMPVEHATMSSMSEISGAIISITLVMCAVFIPVGFMQGPAGVFYRQFAFTLAIAILISAINALTLSPALCAMFLNDPQGEHGEHGKKTGFGARFFNAFNASFDNMTRKYIYSLKFLIKNKWVAIGGLAVLIAGSVFLIKKAPSGFIPTEDQGFVLYAVNTPPGSSLDRTHRATAQIDQIINGEKAKNHLWVADGMNFISNANASPYSAGFIKLKDYDQRGEVKDPDQIAATLTGKVSQVKDANAFFFNFPTVQGFGNVSGFEFMLQDKTNGSFEQLGTTTQAFIGELMKRPEIAFAFTTYAAGNPQYTIDVDSDKANQLGVSITELMQTMQIYYGSSFVSDFNRFGKYYRVMAQADIPYRTDANSLEGIYVKNKSGEMVPVKTLVTLKRTFGPETVTRNNLFNAVTINGTPKPGYSTGDAIKAVEETAQKSLPRGFGYEWTGITREEIKTSGQTTFIFALSILFVYFLLAAQYESYILPFAVILTIPTGIFGVFAFTGLAGIDNNIYVQVGLIMLVGLLAKNAILIVEFAVQRRNAGRTLLESALQASRLRLRPILMTSFAFIVGMLPLVWSQGAAAKGNHSIGISTVGGMFTGVVFGIFIIPVMFVIFQYLHEKMPSRKKKRLQRQKMEQELLSPAH is encoded by the coding sequence ATGTTAAAACAATTTATAGAAAGACCGGTCCTTTCAACGGTCATCTCCATAATACTTTTATTATTGGGGGCTTTGTCCCTCTTTAATTTACCCATTGCGCTCTTTCCGGATATTGCGCCGCCAAGTGTTCAGGTAACGGCTTTTTATCCGGGAGCAAATGCAGAAGTGGTGGCTCGTTCGGTAGCAACACCGATTGAAGAAGCCGTGAACGGAGTTGAGAATATGACTTATATGACATCTAATTCCAGTAACGACGGAACGATGACGTTAAGCGTATTTTTCAAGCAGGGCTCAGATGCAGATAATGCTGCAGTGAATGTTCAGAACCGTGTATCCAAAGCAATGAGCCAGCTTCCACAGGAGGTTGTGCAGGCAGGAATTTCAACGCAGAAAGTTCAGAACAGTATGATTATGTTTATGGGATTGTCAAGTAATGATCCGAAACAATATGATGAGCTTTTCTTACAGAATTATTTGAAAATTAATGTCATTCCTCAAATTCAGCGTATTCCGGGTGTTGCTCAGGCACAGGTTTTCGGAACAAGAGATTATTCAATGCGACTTTGGCTAAAACCTGACAGATTAGCTGCTAACGGACTTTCACCTCAGGAAGTTTTGAATGCGGTAAAAGATCATAATCTTGAAGCAGCTCCAGGTCGTTTGGGACAAGGAAGTAAGGAGACTTACGAATATATTTTAAAGTATAAAGGTAAATTAAACAAAAACGAAGACTACGAAAATATAGCCATTAAAGCCAATAGCGACGGTTCTTTCCTAAGGCTGAAAGACGTGGCAAGAGTAGAATTCGGATCCTATACTTACACCGCAGCCAACAGAGTTGACGGAAAACCGGTTGCCGGATTTGCCATCCTTCAGACTGCTGGATCAAATGCGAACGAGATCTTAACAGAAATTGAAAAACAGGTTGACCAGATGAAAACTACACTTCCAAAAGGAGTGGAACCGATCATCATGTACAATTCTAAGGATTTCCTGGATGCATCTATTCATCAGGTTGTTGAAACATTAGTCATTGCATTTATACTGGTATTTATTGTAGTCTACATTTTCCTTCAGGATTTCAGATCTACATTAATTCCTGCGATTGCCGTTCCGGTTGCCATTATCGGTACCTTCTTCTTCCTTCAGCTGTTTGGATTCAGTATCAATATGCTTACATTGTTCGCATTGGTACTCGCCATCGGTATTGTTGTGGATGATGCGATTGTAGTCGTTGAAGCGGTCCATTCTAAAATGGAACGTACAGGAATGCCGGTTGAGCATGCGACGATGAGCTCAATGAGTGAAATTTCCGGTGCCATTATTTCCATTACCTTGGTGATGTGTGCTGTATTTATTCCCGTTGGTTTCATGCAGGGGCCAGCAGGAGTTTTCTACAGACAATTTGCCTTTACACTGGCGATTGCAATTTTAATTTCGGCGATTAATGCGTTAACATTAAGCCCTGCATTATGTGCAATGTTCCTGAATGATCCTCAGGGAGAACACGGTGAACATGGTAAAAAAACAGGTTTTGGAGCAAGATTTTTCAATGCTTTCAATGCCAGCTTTGATAACATGACGAGAAAATACATCTATAGTCTTAAATTTTTAATTAAAAACAAATGGGTTGCTATCGGAGGTTTAGCCGTTCTGATTGCAGGAAGTGTTTTCTTAATTAAAAAAGCACCGTCAGGATTTATTCCAACAGAAGATCAAGGTTTCGTACTGTATGCCGTGAATACTCCTCCGGGAAGTTCACTGGACAGAACACACAGAGCAACTGCACAAATTGATCAAATAATTAATGGTGAAAAAGCTAAAAACCACCTTTGGGTAGCCGACGGAATGAACTTCATCAGTAATGCCAATGCTTCTCCTTATTCTGCAGGTTTTATTAAATTAAAGGATTATGACCAGCGCGGTGAAGTAAAAGATCCTGATCAGATTGCCGCTACCTTAACGGGAAAAGTATCACAGGTAAAAGATGCCAATGCATTCTTCTTCAACTTCCCTACTGTTCAGGGATTTGGTAACGTTTCCGGTTTTGAATTTATGCTTCAGGATAAAACCAACGGTTCTTTCGAACAATTAGGAACGACAACTCAGGCATTTATCGGAGAATTGATGAAACGCCCGGAAATCGCATTTGCTTTTACAACGTATGCAGCCGGAAATCCACAATATACGATCGATGTAGATTCAGACAAAGCGAATCAGCTGGGAGTTTCGATTACAGAACTAATGCAGACCATGCAGATTTATTACGGAAGTAGCTTCGTTTCTGATTTCAACAGATTCGGAAAGTACTACAGAGTAATGGCTCAGGCAGATATTCCTTATCGTACGGATGCAAATTCTCTGGAAGGAATTTATGTTAAAAATAAATCAGGAGAAATGGTTCCTGTAAAAACATTAGTGACTTTAAAAAGAACCTTCGGACCTGAAACCGTAACAAGAAACAACTTGTTCAATGCGGTTACCATCAACGGAACTCCAAAACCCGGTTACAGTACCGGAGACGCGATTAAAGCAGTGGAAGAAACTGCCCAAAAATCTCTTCCAAGAGGTTTCGGATATGAATGGACCGGAATTACCCGTGAAGAAATCAAGACAAGCGGACAAACTACTTTTATCTTCGCATTAAGTATCCTTTTCGTTTATTTCTTACTGGCAGCTCAATATGAAAGTTATATCCTTCCGTTTGCCGTGATCCTGACGATTCCAACAGGTATTTTCGGAGTATTTGCCTTCACCGGGTTAGCAGGAATTGATAATAACATTTACGTTCAGGTCGGATTGATCATGCTCGTCGGTCTATTGGCCAAGAATGCCATTCTGATTGTGGAATTTGCCGTTCAGAGAAGAAATGCAGGAAGAACTTTACTCGAGTCTGCACTTCAGGCTTCAAGATTGCGTTTAAGACCTATCTTAATGACCTCATTTGCCTTTATTGTAGGTATGCTGCCATTGGTTTGGTCACAAGGTGCGGCTGCAAAAGGGAATCATTCTATCGGGATCAGTACAGTTGGAGGAATGTTCACAGGAGTGGTATTCGGGATTTTCATTATTCCCGTCATGTTTGTGATTTTCCAATATTTACATGAAAAAATGCCGAGCAGAAAAAAGAAAAGACTTCAAAGACAAAAAATGGAGCAAGAACTTTTAAGTCCGGCTCATTAA